AAATCGGATCTTTTCATTCATCCATCATTGTAGAATTGTGTATGCTTAtgaatgattattttttaagGTGGAGCATGTAGTGAGAGAAGAGAAGACAGTGGCTGCTTATGAGCTCGTTGGTATATACTGTGAACTTATCGTTGTTCGTTTGGGTGTCATTGACTCACAAAAGTAAGTTCAAATATCCAAAGTTTTGTACTTTTGTTAATGTGTAATGTGTTGTTGATCATTGTTTGTTGGTGTGGTCTTTGCGTTAGAGCTGTAAACTGGGCGAGCCCATGTCCATTAGCCCATATCCATTTGTCCATTCATTGTTTGTGGACAGCAAAGTGACCATGTCTATTAAGAACCATGTCCATTAAAGACCATACCCACTAACACCCATATTTTTATGGGCTGCCATGGGGTCCATAAtgaccatataataaaattttaaattttaatttataagcatacaattatatataaaagttcataaaattaaaattcatccataaattcAAAAGTACAACAATACATAAGTTCATAAATACAACAAttacggttttggtgggaaaaattgattttgcagttttggcggaaaaactcgattttgcagttttgacggaaaaactcgattttgcagttttgacggaaaaactcgatttttcagttttggcggaaaaaactcatttttgcggttttggcggaaaactcgattttctaATTTTGGCAGAgaaactcgatttttcggttttgccaTGGGGTCTATAATgaccatataagaaaattttaatttataagcaTACAATTACATATAcaagttcataaaattaaaattcataagTACAATAATACATAAGCTCATAAGTACAAcaatttcggttttggcgagaaaaatcgattttgcggttttggcagaaaaactcgattttccggttttggcgggaaaattcgatttttcgttttgaagaaaaactcgattttctggTTCTGACGGgaaaatttgatattaaaatttaagcgaaaaaatcgattttacgaGTTTAGCggaaaaacttaaattttataaaccttAGGTTTTGTGACCATTGGACAGTCCACGTCCATAAAGCCCAAAACCAATAAAGACCATTTTCTTAATGGTCTTCCACATTTTGTCCAATGAAAACTAATGGGAAAAATGGGTTTGTCCATATTAAACCCGTTTGTATATGGACATGGGCAACCATTGGACGGCCCGCCCATTTGACACCTCTACTTTGCGTCCAGGACGTGTCCTAATGATCTTAAGGAAGCTGTTGCGAGTGTCCTATACGCTTCCAAGAGATTATCAGATGTGGCTGAGCTAGCTGATGTCGTTAAGCATTTCTCTGCGAAGTACGGCAAAGATTTTGTTTCAGCTGCTGTTGGGTTGCATTCTGACTCTGGTGTGAGCCGCTTGGTAAGTTTGTTTGCTTGTATTGTTGTTTTCCTTTCTCTGGTGTTTGTAGGAGAGAGCTATTcttgatggtgatgatgatgatgattctctctctctctctctctctctatgtatgCTTAGTTGGTGGAAAAACTGTCTGTTAAAGCTCCTGATGGTCCAACGAAGAACAAACTGTTGAAGGAGATTGCTACGGAGCATAATGTAACATGGGAAGCAGAAACTTTGGTTGAGCCAGATACAAAGGAAAGTTTATTGTCGGTTAGTAATTACATTTTCATCTCCTTGGTGTTAATTTCATCTGCCTCTTGCTCTAGTATCTGTTTTCCTCAGTagcattttcaaaattttgagcaGAGTGGAGCAAGTTCCTCTCAGTCGGTGAGTGGAATAAACAATCAACCTCCCAGTGTTCAAGCTCCATCTACTGCTAACGTGGCGCATAGCTTCTATGAAACTGATGGAAGATCTTCAAGCCGCACTGCATCTACTGATTACTATCATCAAGATCCAACACCTTCTGGTTAGTTTTTTAATGCAAAAACATTtctcctgtttttttttgttgttcttgtttgTGTTACGCGTTAGATGATAACACATCTGTCTTTTCTTCTACAGGAGAGAGAACTGATGGCAGAGAACACAGACCACCGAATCCAGGTTATGTGGATTCATCTCCATATGAAACAGAGTTTGTTGATGCTACAACTGCTGCACGTTCAGCTGCTGAATCTGCTGAAAGAGCCAGTTTTGCTGCACGTGCAGCTGCTGAGCTTTCAAGTAAAGAGAGAATGAGGAGGACGATGCAGAGTTCCACAGAGTCGCGGAACTCATCCTCTTATGATGATATAAGAAACGAGCCCTCACATAGACATAGTAGCAGCAGCTCAAATGTGCAAAGCGgaggtttcattaaagaagaAATGCCAAGAAGCAGTTACAGGCAAGAAGAAGATCAATCTACTACCAGGGCAGAGCTTTCTAAGAAAAATGTTGATGAACAATCAGAAAATGCTTCTTCATGGAAGCGAGGTCATTCTCGAGATAACTCATTGGAGATGAGGCCTAGTGATTCATTTGCTAAAGTAGGCAGGGAGAAGCAGCAGCAGCCAATTAAAGATGAAGATGTTCAACTCAAGAAACAGCCAAGCTTGGCTTCTTCAGGATCACACAGAAGCTATTTTTCTGATGATGATAACGTCACTTCCTCGGACCATATGGATGCACCAAGCATCTTTGAGGATACAGAGAGACAGAGTCACGGTCATGATGTTGCTCCGGCTTTTGATGATCATAGCTTGTTTTTCGATAAACCACAATTCGACACAGAAGATGCTTATGGCGATGAGGCAGAACATGGATTAGGATTTTCATTGCTTGGAAGCAGCAGCAATATGCCATCAGAGACACATTCATGGAGTTTCAAAGGAGACAAGTCTCTGGGACAACAACCTAGCTCATCAACCTCACAGGTTCTTGAAAAGGAGAGGCCAAGTTCTCCTATATTTGATGATTGTCCTACAAGTCCTCCACCTTCTCTGCATGAGCCCAAACCGTCTGCAAAGTTTGACGATTATGACCGAGGTTCAGAAAGTGAAGAAGACGATATGAGAAACAAAGGAATGCTTTCTGGACATGTAGAAGAAAAGCCAAAGGTGACAACATCTCACAAGTCACCAGTAGCTGAAGCTCCTGATGATTTGGGACGCTACTTTTTCCCCTCAGACACAGAAGACCAAGAAGATGATTCCATGCCACTTGAAGAGTCCGACGCAGAAACTCCTAAAGGTCTTAGCTATGGAATGAGCCCGCCAAGAGATAAGACATTGTCTAAGTCTGTAAAAGAGCATGTTCAAACAGAGGTTGATCCTCCTTTGCAGACAATTCCTTCTAGCAGTATCAGTCAAGATCTTTACACTCAGAAAGCAAGCAACCTGGACAAAAAACCAAGCTCTATACCTCCATATTCATCTTCTAGTGATGATGAAACAGAGATGGAACTTCGAAAGAGAGTTTCTTCCAGAAATCAAGATAAAAAAACTGAGCTAAGCACAAGGCCGACACATCCTCCTTCGCCTGTCACTCATGACGACTCTAAGGAAGGTATCCCTACTCGAGGTTCTGTTAGACGTCAAGAGAAGAGGACGAACAGGACCACCCCTGCTGCTGTCTCATATTTCCACTCAGTGTCcagtgatgatgaagatgataagAGAGATTTTCGTAGAGGTGGTTCAGGCGTTCAGACCAAGCCGTCTATATCCATCTCACGAAGAACAAAGGGGCAAGAGAGAAGATCATCCCTGGTTACTGCAAAAACTGAGAAAGACTCTCATGATCAGGACTCTATCACAAAGCTAATACCTGAGGCCAAGCCAATGGTTAAGAAACAGGAGTCAGCTTCTTCGAGCTCTCTTCCAAAAACAGAAAAGGCTTCTCAAGAAGCTCCTCCAAAGCTAGCTTATAAGGCGAAACCACAGGCTGATGAAGAAAGGCCAGcagcttcatcttcaagttctatTCCAGAAACCGTGTCATCACCAGAACAAGTAACTCTAGCGAAGGAGAAAGCTAGCCATGTTCATCCCAAGCTCCCAGATTACGACGACATATTTGCCAAGCTCGGGGCTCTGCGTCGCTGAACTTTTACTGATCTCTACCCGTCTGTTGCTACATTGTTTTGTCAGCTCTTATTCTTTTGTTTGAGTATTTGCTTAAAAGATTGACCTTGAGAGTATCCTGAGGATTATTTTCTTGCCGTGAGATTACTTCATTTGTTATATGTACAAAACATATACTTGACTTTCTTATCAGATTGTATGATGATTGTTTATCTTAAATGTGTGTAAGCAAAGTTATGAGGATGGAGTATATGTTTACAAACTGAGAACTAATCTTTGATTGGTGAGCCACAGATACATAACACATGTGGTAAAACCAGTGGATTTTACTTCATCAAACAACACAATCTGCGAAATGCTTCATAAGATCTTTGGATTCAAAAAGCAAATTGTGTACTGTAATTGCCACTTTGTTCAAAGAAAATGCAAGATACCAAAACAAAGAACCACATGAATAAACATGTTCTGATCGAAACTTTTCGAACATTTGCTAAACTCTTTGACACTTGATGTGTGCTAGAATAGGCTCTTCAATAAAAGAAACCAAGAACCTGACCACCCACATTCCGTTTAATAGCTTCTTCATGGTCCAGAATCCCATCCGGAGTTGTGACTACAACATAACCCCACTGCATGGAACAAATCCAACAAGGTTAACGTAATGCTTAACTAGAGGGGCATCATATCTGGATACGGAGAGAGAATAAAATGAAGACGGAGAGACAAACCTGACGAGTTGGAAGTGTGCGTTCAGTGTATTCCTCAATCTCTTTTGCCTTGACATCTTGCCTATAGGTAAGAGCTTTGCAGTCATTAACCCTCCCTTGGAGATCAACGGTTATCCTACCAACTCTATGTGGATCATGCACTTGAAAGTTCTTAATGTAACCTACATTAACGTATCATTTTAGAGAAAAGACTGATTTCAACACACACTATCAAAGATATAAACATACTTACAACCACTTGAAACCCCTATCTAGAAATGTGAGCAATAAACAACCCATCTATATTAAGAAATCTATCACCAACCTCAATATGAAACCCTGAGATAAGATAAGGTATAAACATTAGCACATCAAAAGCAATCAAACCACTACTAGCATCAAACAATTAGTTCACAGAAGCAAAAACATAAACTTGAAAgcaaaaaacattaaatttcatTACAAGTTTCAATCTTTAGCTTCACCACTAACAGATCCTTCACCAGTGAATAGATAGTATTAAAAACGTCATCTTTTTCGATAAATAAACGAACTTGGGATCAAACGAGAAAGTAAAACCTTTTTCCTTCATGATTCTGAGGAAGGAAGACATGACGGTGGAAATTGGTTCAAGCTCCACCGAAGCTTTCCCTCGCCTCTCCGCATTCACAATCGTCCTCAACGCATCGTTCAatatcctcctccccattttcgaTTATCCGACCGCCGCTTCAGAACTCCGAACCAACTCAACAAGAGAAGGGTTTTACTTTCTCCCTTCAGAAACTAAACGAGTGGCATTTCTGTTATTTTCGAAGATACTAAAGGATATTATCGACTTTAAACTTATCCCACACGTGACAGCTCTAATCCACACGTGACTAGTCTTGACTATAAATACCTCTCTCCTCCTCCCTCAATTTGCAAAATTACCCCCATGGACGAATTACCTTCAGAGCTCGTGGTGAAAATCCTGAACCGGCTCAACGATTCCGCGGACCTAGCTCGATCCCGCGTCGCGTCCAAGAGATTCAACTCCCTTTGGCGAGAAGTCCAAACCGTGAATCTCCTATGCACTTTGTCACGGTACTCCAAATCGCGCTCGACCTCCGTCACGCCGTTCAAGACGGTCTTCAGGAATCTGATCGAAGATTCTCGCGCCGTTACGTCCGTTTCGGTTGGGGTCGATAAGGCGCTCAGCGGGATGTCGTTCGACGACTTGATCGAAGACGATTCCGACGAATTGTACCTGACGGATATCGAATTCGTGCGGTTGTGGCTGCCTAGGGTTTGTGGTGGATTGGAGATGTTGTCGATTTCGGATTTTTGGATTCAGTCTTGCTGGAGAAGGTCGGATGTTTTGGCGCTCGTTTCTTCGAATTGTAAGTTTGCCAAgaaaaaatgatgatgatgataatgtaGGCTAATAGATGGAACGTTATACATATAGGGAATGAGGAATCGCAGCTGTGATGAATGTTATCAATTTATAGGATCTATCTTGTGGTGatgataatatatgatttaatttaCTAAGAAAAGATGATTATGATGATAGTGGTGGTGTTGAGGATGGTGATGATAGTATATGATCTCAATCTCAGAAAATTTGCTaagaaatgatgatgatgatgatgatctaatTTCAGAAACTTCTCATGATAGCATTCTTTAGTTAATGGAAAACTGGGAAGCTTTTGAGTAGCGGTTCTAAGGAAATGAATATTAAGCAAATATCGAATTGATAAGACGTTAAGATAAtgtagtttatttattttaggaaTGTAGTAATCACAGCTGTCCTGTTATATGCTTTCagctttttttttggaaataatGTGGGATCATGAAGAGTTTTTATCTTGCAGGTAGTAAGTTAGTCAAACTAGAGGTGAAGAATGCTTGGCTCTCAGTTGTTGGTCTAACTCAGATGCCTAACCTCAGACATTTGACACTGGAGTTTATTAGACTCGACGATGAGAATCTGGAGAAGGTCAATGATTGTTTCCCTTTTCTTCAAGTGCTGAATTTGATTGGTGTTGGAGGACTTAAGGAGCCGAAGATCCATTTTCTGCATTTAAAGAGTTGCCATTGGACAGTGTCGAATGCACCGCTTTCCTTGGCTATTGTTGCGCCAAACCTCCTTGAGCTCAGGCTGAAATGCAACAAACCCAAGTCTCTCGTCTTGGAAACACCCAAGTTGGTGAAGTTCTATCTATCTGTAGAGAATGCGGAAGGTGTTAGTTTCTCAGAGCTTGGAGAATTGGATACGTTAGAGGTTATATCTCCTGACGTGTACAGGCTAATCAGAAACACGGGTTTTGGCAACAAGGTCAGAAAGCTTGCAGTGGATTCAGTCAAGTTGATAGAAGATTCTGATAGGCTGAAATTTGGATTGGGAACACTCCTCGAAGCATTCCCTGGCATCGGTTCTCTTACTTTGAGCCATGTGACTTGGTCAAACATCAAAACCCATTTCCAAAGCGAAGGTCTAGTACATATGAAGGGAACTGATACTGCCCTGAAGCGGATAACAGCACGTGTTCAGACGTCAGATTATACCGACGTTTCTTTCATCAGGTCTATACTCAATAGCTGCAGAGGTTTGACAGATATGAGACTGATGATTCATCAGGACACAGAAACTAGAGTAAGAGATTTGCTGATCTCTGCGTGCACGATGAGTAACCCAAGAGTGAGATGGAGCTGGGGAACGTGGGTTGAAGGAGGTGAAGACATTTGGGTCTCCAATGGCACCTAAGGCATAACGTTCAAGTCAGAAATG
The Brassica napus cultivar Da-Ae chromosome A1, Da-Ae, whole genome shotgun sequence DNA segment above includes these coding regions:
- the LOC106386514 gene encoding nucleolar and coiled-body phosphoprotein 1 isoform X1, encoding MKKVLHRSFKPAKCKTTLQMAASRLKILKNKKDTQIKQLRRELAQLLESGQTQTALIRVEHVVREEKTVAAYELVGIYCELIVVRLGVIDSQKTCPNDLKEAVASVLYASKRLSDVAELADVVKHFSAKYGKDFVSAAVGLHSDSGVSRLLVEKLSVKAPDGPTKNKLLKEIATEHNVTWEAETLVEPDTKESLLSQSGASSSQSVSGINNQPPSVQAPSTANVAHSFYETDGRSSSRTASTDYYHQDPTPSGERTDGREHRPPNPGYVDSSPYETEFVDATTAARSAAESAERASFAARAAAELSSKERMRRTMQSSTESRNSSSYDDIRNEPSHRHSSSSSNVQSGGFIKEEMPRSSYRQEEDQSTTRAELSKKNVDEQSENASSWKRGHSRDNSLEMRPSDSFAKVGREKQQQPIKDEDVQLKKQPSLASSGSHRSYFSDDDNVTSSDHMDAPSIFEDTERQSHGHDVAPAFDDHSLFFDKPQFDTEDAYGDEAEHGLGFSLLGSSSNMPSETHSWSFKGDKSLGQQPSSSTSQVLEKERPSSPIFDDCPTSPPPSLHEPKPSAKFDDYDRGSESEEDDMRNKGMLSGHVEEKPKVTTSHKSPVAEAPDDLGRYFFPSDTEDQEDDSMPLEESDAETPKGLSYGMSPPRDKTLSKSVKEHVQTEVDPPLQTIPSSSISQDLYTQKASNLDKKPSSIPPYSSSSDDETEMELRKRVSSRNQDKKTELSTRPTHPPSPVTHDDSKEGIPTRGSVRRQEKRTNRTTPAAVSYFHSVSSDDEDDKRDFRRGGSGVQTKPSISISRRTKGQERRSSLVTAKTEKDSHDQDSITKLIPEAKPMVKKQESASSSSLPKTEKASQEAPPKLAYKAKPQADEERPAASSSSSIPETVSSPEQVTLAKEKASHVHPKLPDYDDIFAKLGALRR
- the LOC106386514 gene encoding nucleolar and coiled-body phosphoprotein 1 isoform X2, translated to MKKVLHRSFKPAKCKTTLQMAASRLKILKNKKDTQIKQLRRELAQLLESGQTQTALIRVEHVVREEKTVAAYELVGIYCELIVVRLGVIDSQKTCPNDLKEAVASVLYASKRLSDVAELADVVKHFSAKYGKDFVSAAVGLHSDSGVSRLLVEKLSVKAPDGPTKNKLLKEIATEHNVTWEAETLVEPDTKESLLSSGASSSQSVSGINNQPPSVQAPSTANVAHSFYETDGRSSSRTASTDYYHQDPTPSGERTDGREHRPPNPGYVDSSPYETEFVDATTAARSAAESAERASFAARAAAELSSKERMRRTMQSSTESRNSSSYDDIRNEPSHRHSSSSSNVQSGGFIKEEMPRSSYRQEEDQSTTRAELSKKNVDEQSENASSWKRGHSRDNSLEMRPSDSFAKVGREKQQQPIKDEDVQLKKQPSLASSGSHRSYFSDDDNVTSSDHMDAPSIFEDTERQSHGHDVAPAFDDHSLFFDKPQFDTEDAYGDEAEHGLGFSLLGSSSNMPSETHSWSFKGDKSLGQQPSSSTSQVLEKERPSSPIFDDCPTSPPPSLHEPKPSAKFDDYDRGSESEEDDMRNKGMLSGHVEEKPKVTTSHKSPVAEAPDDLGRYFFPSDTEDQEDDSMPLEESDAETPKGLSYGMSPPRDKTLSKSVKEHVQTEVDPPLQTIPSSSISQDLYTQKASNLDKKPSSIPPYSSSSDDETEMELRKRVSSRNQDKKTELSTRPTHPPSPVTHDDSKEGIPTRGSVRRQEKRTNRTTPAAVSYFHSVSSDDEDDKRDFRRGGSGVQTKPSISISRRTKGQERRSSLVTAKTEKDSHDQDSITKLIPEAKPMVKKQESASSSSLPKTEKASQEAPPKLAYKAKPQADEERPAASSSSSIPETVSSPEQVTLAKEKASHVHPKLPDYDDIFAKLGALRR
- the LOC106371982 gene encoding 40S ribosomal protein S15a-5, whose amino-acid sequence is MGRRILNDALRTIVNAERRGKASVELEPISTVMSSFLRIMKEKGYIKNFQVHDPHRVGRITVDLQGRVNDCKALTYRQDVKAKEIEEYTERTLPTRQWGYVVVTTPDGILDHEEAIKRNVGGQVLGFFY
- the LOC106386405 gene encoding F-box/LRR-repeat protein At4g29420; translation: MDELPSELVVKILNRLNDSADLARSRVASKRFNSLWREVQTVNLLCTLSRYSKSRSTSVTPFKTVFRNLIEDSRAVTSVSVGVDKALSGMSFDDLIEDDSDELYLTDIEFVRLWLPRVCGGLEMLSISDFWIQSCWRRSDVLALVSSNCSKLVKLEVKNAWLSVVGLTQMPNLRHLTLEFIRLDDENLEKVNDCFPFLQVLNLIGVGGLKEPKIHFLHLKSCHWTVSNAPLSLAIVAPNLLELRLKCNKPKSLVLETPKLVKFYLSVENAEGVSFSELGELDTLEVISPDVYRLIRNTGFGNKVRKLAVDSVKLIEDSDRLKFGLGTLLEAFPGIGSLTLSHVTWSNIKTHFQSEGLVHMKGTDTALKRITARVQTSDYTDVSFIRSILNSCRGLTDMRLMIHQDTETRVRDLLISACTMSNPRVRWSWGTWVEGGEDIWVSNGT